In Williamwhitmania taraxaci, the following are encoded in one genomic region:
- a CDS encoding DUF4270 family protein, producing MRSLLAALFISTIAVVGCTDDQSTVGSGFIPEGSRLNVIVDTIKNIDAYTVTQDSILTGNFIAGPIGSMTNPFLGKTTTTLATELYAYYIDTNLFRKENKRVLDSVIIILDVTNNVGLKGKPVSVSLHELTKNLDTLKTYYSNSEISDFNSNAVVSFTLTKKEQKRIALIPGKDLIAERIGNALINTSRDTMVNTGLFRNKFKGFFLRVDPAESGAFYFLNLSSTNSQILVKYHVTTIKDGVEKANEASLPFYFFNKKGFSQRFISIKKDDTTADPILKPTYTVDALNNKTVVYSSSMGGAITLIDLKRLLDWKKDVFKDTAFIISRAELVVEYESSTQTESDRIPSKLGVFTKSSDGNYMPIFDLKLESDKSLVGTYGGLFQKGRMSYSTNITRHLQSVLSKLDVSSKIYLIPLAVGQVPVNENTSFFEDYIYGAFKNTSSSPIKVVITYSKIKK from the coding sequence ATGCGCTCACTTTTAGCAGCACTATTTATCTCAACAATCGCCGTAGTAGGATGTACCGACGATCAATCTACAGTAGGAAGTGGGTTTATTCCTGAAGGTAGTAGACTTAATGTGATAGTTGATACTATCAAGAATATTGATGCGTACACGGTTACTCAAGATTCAATTCTCACAGGCAACTTTATTGCTGGGCCAATTGGGTCAATGACTAATCCTTTTCTAGGAAAGACAACTACCACTTTGGCTACTGAGTTGTATGCTTACTACATTGATACAAATCTATTTCGGAAAGAAAATAAGCGTGTGCTGGATTCAGTTATCATTATTTTAGATGTGACAAATAATGTAGGTCTCAAAGGAAAACCTGTAAGCGTATCTCTACACGAACTGACAAAGAATCTAGACACACTAAAGACCTACTATTCGAATAGTGAGATAAGTGATTTCAACTCCAATGCAGTAGTATCGTTTACGCTTACAAAAAAAGAACAGAAAAGAATCGCTTTGATTCCAGGAAAAGATCTTATTGCAGAAAGAATCGGGAATGCTTTGATTAATACTTCACGAGACACAATGGTGAATACAGGCTTGTTTCGGAATAAATTCAAGGGTTTTTTCCTTCGTGTAGATCCGGCCGAATCGGGGGCGTTCTATTTTTTAAACTTATCGTCAACTAATTCGCAAATCCTCGTTAAGTATCATGTTACCACTATAAAGGATGGAGTGGAGAAAGCAAATGAGGCCTCCCTTCCATTTTACTTTTTTAACAAAAAAGGCTTTTCTCAACGATTTATCTCCATAAAGAAGGATGACACAACGGCGGATCCTATCCTTAAGCCAACATATACAGTTGATGCGCTGAATAATAAGACTGTGGTATACAGTAGTTCAATGGGTGGAGCAATAACTTTAATCGACCTAAAACGATTACTTGATTGGAAGAAGGACGTGTTCAAGGATACTGCTTTCATTATTAGCCGAGCTGAATTGGTAGTTGAGTACGAGAGTTCTACTCAAACCGAATCGGATAGGATTCCCTCAAAACTCGGTGTTTTCACAAAGAGTAGCGATGGAAACTATATGCCAATATTTGATTTAAAGCTTGAGTCAGATAAGTCTCTCGTAGGAACATATGGGGGATTATTTCAAAAGGGGAGAATGAGTTACTCGACAAATATTACTCGGCATCTCCAATCAGTGTTAAGCAAGTTGGATGTTTCGAGCAAAATTTATTTAATTCCGCTTGCTGTAGGTCAGGTACCAGTTAATGAGAATACTAGTTTCTTTGAAGATTATATTTATGGTGCTTTTAAAAACACTAGTTCGTCACCAATAAAAGTTGTAATTACTTATTCAAAAATAAAGAAATAG
- the glmS gene encoding glutamine--fructose-6-phosphate transaminase (isomerizing), translated as MCGIVAYIGNKQAFPIIISGLKRLEYRGYDSAGIALFNEGVKVYKCKGKVSDLEVHTTGEDVSGTLGIGHTRWATHGEPNDVNAHPHTSQRGYVTLIHNGIIENYGELRRKLERRGYEFKSETDTEVLVNLIEYIYLKGDVSCEIAVRLALSKVIGAFGLAIIFNEDPDLLIGARRGSPLVIGVGNKEYFLASDATPIIEHTNSVIFMNDDDVAVIRRGELTLKTIDNNLLEPEIQTIDLDIEEIEKGGFDHFMLKEIFEQPRSIKDTFRGRLSADLNDIHLGGLYSVLPRLVEAKRIILIGCGTSWHAALLGEYLIEELARIPVEVEYASEFRYRNPVIYPDDVVIAISQSGETADTLAAIKLAKSRGAMVLGICNVVGSSIPRETHAGVYTHAGPEIGVASTKAFTAQVTVLTMIAILLGKHRKTVTNELATTLINELGSIPAKIERILESNSKIEAIARLFKDSTNFLYLGRGYFFPVALEGALKLKEISYIHAEGYPAAEMKHGPIALIDDKMPVVVIAAKDSSYDKVVSNIQEVKARKGIVIAIVSEGDTTIKGMADYTIEIPEVHETMEGLLAVVPLQLLSYHIALMRGCNVDQPRNLAKSVTVE; from the coding sequence ATGTGTGGTATCGTTGCTTACATAGGGAATAAGCAAGCTTTTCCCATTATTATAAGTGGCCTTAAGCGGCTTGAGTATCGCGGTTACGATTCAGCTGGTATCGCGCTTTTTAACGAAGGCGTTAAGGTATATAAATGCAAGGGGAAGGTTAGCGATTTAGAAGTTCACACAACCGGTGAGGATGTTTCCGGAACATTGGGGATTGGCCATACTCGATGGGCTACCCACGGTGAACCAAACGATGTGAATGCACATCCACATACCTCGCAAAGGGGCTACGTTACGCTAATTCATAATGGTATTATTGAGAACTACGGAGAACTTCGTAGAAAACTTGAGAGGCGTGGTTATGAGTTTAAAAGTGAAACAGACACAGAGGTACTGGTAAACCTAATCGAGTATATTTACCTAAAAGGTGATGTTTCCTGCGAAATTGCTGTACGCTTGGCACTTTCAAAAGTGATTGGAGCATTCGGCCTTGCCATAATTTTCAACGAAGATCCCGATCTATTGATCGGTGCACGTAGGGGAAGTCCTCTCGTTATTGGTGTGGGTAATAAAGAGTATTTCCTTGCTTCCGATGCAACGCCAATCATTGAGCATACCAACAGCGTTATATTCATGAACGATGATGATGTTGCCGTGATTCGTAGGGGGGAATTAACCCTTAAGACAATCGACAATAATCTTCTTGAACCCGAAATACAGACTATTGATCTCGATATTGAAGAGATTGAAAAGGGTGGATTCGATCATTTTATGCTAAAGGAGATATTCGAACAACCTCGTTCGATAAAGGATACTTTTAGAGGCAGACTCTCTGCCGATCTAAATGATATTCATCTTGGTGGTTTATACAGTGTATTGCCACGGCTCGTTGAGGCAAAACGTATTATTCTAATCGGCTGTGGAACATCTTGGCACGCTGCTTTACTGGGTGAATACCTCATCGAAGAGTTGGCGCGTATACCTGTTGAGGTAGAGTATGCATCTGAGTTTCGCTATAGAAACCCAGTGATTTATCCGGATGATGTAGTCATTGCCATTAGTCAGAGTGGAGAAACCGCCGACACGCTTGCCGCTATTAAGCTGGCAAAGAGTAGAGGTGCCATGGTGTTGGGTATTTGCAATGTTGTTGGATCGAGCATACCTCGAGAAACCCATGCAGGGGTATACACTCATGCTGGTCCTGAGATTGGGGTTGCTTCCACCAAGGCATTTACTGCTCAGGTTACTGTTTTAACGATGATAGCCATTCTTCTTGGCAAGCACAGGAAAACGGTTACGAACGAGTTGGCGACTACGCTTATAAACGAGTTGGGATCGATACCTGCCAAGATAGAACGAATTCTAGAATCGAATAGCAAGATAGAGGCGATTGCTCGTCTTTTTAAAGACTCTACCAATTTTCTCTATCTGGGCCGAGGATACTTTTTCCCAGTTGCGCTTGAGGGTGCTTTGAAACTTAAGGAGATATCTTATATTCACGCGGAGGGTTATCCCGCTGCTGAGATGAAGCATGGTCCAATTGCGCTTATCGACGATAAGATGCCGGTAGTCGTAATTGCCGCAAAGGATAGTTCATACGACAAAGTCGTAAGTAATATTCAGGAAGTAAAGGCTCGTAAAGGAATTGTGATTGCCATTGTTTCGGAGGGCGATACAACGATAAAAGGAATGGCCGATTATACCATTGAAATTCCCGAGGTTCATGAGACCATGGAGGGATTGCTCGCCGTAGTTCCACTACAACTGCTCTCTTACCATATTGCCCTAATGAGGGGGTGTAATGTCGATCAACCAAGGAACCTTGCAAAATCGGTTACAGTAGAATAG
- the galE gene encoding UDP-glucose 4-epimerase GalE: MQTILVTGGTGYIGSHTVVELLQKNYNVIVVDNLSNSTTDSLDGIEKICGKRPIFYQNDCSNMSEMTSIFDRHPEIAASIHFAASKAVGESVEKPLLYYRNNLLSLINLLECIKTHAGGGIVFSSSCTVYGQPDVLPVTEQAPMKKAESPYGNTKQIAEDIIVDTVAAYPEIKAIALRYFNPIGAHPSAEIGELPLGVPNNLIPFVTQTAYGLRSELKVFGNDYNTPDGTPVRDYINVVDLAKAHVIAVDRLLTNKGKKAVEVFNLGTGTGLSVLEVIKAFENATGVKLPYSIVDRRAGDIEKVWADTAFANKELGWSAKETIEDTMRSAWEWEKRYRSKVNITQ; encoded by the coding sequence ATGCAGACCATACTTGTTACTGGTGGAACCGGATATATTGGTTCCCATACAGTTGTTGAACTACTACAGAAAAACTACAATGTTATCGTAGTTGATAATTTATCGAATTCCACTACCGATTCGCTCGATGGAATTGAGAAGATATGTGGAAAACGCCCAATATTCTATCAGAATGATTGCAGCAACATGAGCGAGATGACCTCAATTTTCGACCGTCATCCCGAAATTGCTGCATCCATCCACTTTGCAGCCTCTAAGGCAGTCGGCGAATCAGTTGAAAAACCACTACTTTACTACAGAAATAATCTCCTTTCCCTCATCAACCTGCTGGAGTGTATTAAAACCCATGCAGGCGGAGGTATCGTATTCTCCTCGTCTTGCACAGTATATGGACAGCCCGACGTGCTTCCGGTTACCGAGCAAGCACCAATGAAAAAAGCAGAATCGCCCTATGGGAATACCAAACAAATTGCAGAAGACATAATCGTCGACACCGTTGCAGCCTATCCCGAGATTAAGGCCATAGCTCTACGCTACTTCAATCCTATTGGTGCGCACCCCTCGGCTGAAATCGGTGAGCTACCTCTTGGCGTTCCAAATAACCTTATCCCATTTGTAACACAAACAGCATATGGGCTAAGAAGTGAGCTGAAGGTGTTTGGAAACGATTATAATACCCCCGACGGAACTCCAGTAAGGGACTATATAAACGTGGTAGACCTTGCCAAGGCCCACGTTATTGCAGTAGACCGTCTTTTAACAAATAAGGGAAAAAAAGCCGTGGAAGTATTCAACCTCGGAACCGGAACAGGGCTCTCCGTATTGGAAGTTATCAAGGCATTTGAAAACGCTACGGGCGTAAAGTTACCCTACAGTATTGTAGATCGTCGCGCTGGCGATATCGAGAAAGTTTGGGCCGATACGGCCTTTGCAAATAAAGAGTTGGGGTGGAGTGCCAAGGAAACCATTGAGGACACCATGCGAAGTGCGTGGGAGTGGGAGAAAAGGTATAGATCCAAGGTAAATATTACACAATAG